A genomic segment from Panthera tigris isolate Pti1 chromosome A1, P.tigris_Pti1_mat1.1, whole genome shotgun sequence encodes:
- the TAS2R1 gene encoding taste receptor type 2 member 1, whose translation MLDFYLIIHFLLPVIQCLIGVLANGIIVIVNGIELIKQRKMIPLDLLLSCLAISRICLQSFIFYINLVTLSLIDFLPLVKNFAVFMFVNEMGLWLATWLGVFYCAKISPIAHPLFFWLKMRISKLVPWLIIGSLLFASVPLVFYSKHTWVLSQEGLLRLFSPNATTQIKETSDLQIVFLARFSPPFVIFLISTLLLVFSLGRHTWQMRNTATGTRDGSTGVHVSALLSILSFLVLYLSHYMTAALLSSHIFELRSFMFLFCILVFGSYPSGHSIILISGNPKLKQNAKKFLLHGQCCQ comes from the coding sequence atgCTAGACTTTTACCTCattatccattttcttcttccagtgATACAATGTCTTATCGGAGTTTTAGCAAATGGCATCATTGTGATTGTGAATGGCATTGAGTTGATCAAGCAGAGAAAGATGATTCCGTTGGatctccttctttcctgcctggCGATTTCCAGGATTTGTCTGCAGTCATTTATCTTCTACATTAATCTGGTTACTCTCTCCTTGATCGACTTCCTTCCACTTGTTAAGAATTTTGCGGTATTCATGTTTGTAAATGAAATGGGACTTTGGCTGGCCACATGGCTCGGCGTTTTCTACTGCGCCAAGATCTCCCCCATCGCTCACCCACTCTTCTTCTGGTTGAAGATGAGGATATCCAAGTTGGTGCCATGGCTGATCATCGGGTCTCTGCTTTTTGCCTCCGTCCCTTTGGTTTTCTACAGCAAGCATACGTGGGTTCTTTCCCAAGAAGGCTTGTTGAGACTTTTCTCCCCAAATGCAACAACTCAAATCAAAGAAACATCTGATTTACAGATTGTCTTTCTTGCTAGGTTTTCACCGCCGTTCGTTATCTTCCTCATTTCTACTCTGCTCCTGGTGTTTTCTCTGGGGAGACATACCTGGCAGATGAGAAACACAGCGACGGGCACCAGGGACGGTAGCACAGGTGTCCATGTGAGTGCGCTTCTGTCCATTCTGTCCTTCTTGGTCCTCTATCTCTCCCACTACATGACGGCTGCTTTGCTGTCTTCTCACATTTTTGAGCTCAGAAGCTTCATGTttctgttctgtatcttggtgTTTGGGTCCTACCCTTCGGGACACTCTATTATCTTAATTTCGGGAAATCCTAAACTGAAACAAAACGCGAAGAAGTTCCTCCTCCATGGGCAGTGCTGCCAGTGA